The genomic window GAAACAGCGGCCCGCGGGTGAATTGTAAGAAAGTAGTCCAGTTCACAAGAATTCTCCTCTCGCGTTACTCTTCGCTGGCTTGTGCGGCGCGTTTTTTCTGGGCGCTGTTGTTGGCAGCCATAGCCGCACCGACGACTGCACCCGCACCGATAGCCGCACCCACGGCAGTTGCCGCCGGACGGTTGAGCGGGGCCGATTGGCCCTGATAGAAGCCGCCGCCATCCCAGAAATCGGGTTCGGAGCAGCCCAGACAGGGGTGGCCGGATTGGACGGGGAAAGACAGACCGGCATCCCATTTAATTGTGGCGCAAGCATTGTGGGTGGTGGGGCCTTTGCAACCCAATTTATATAGACACCAACCCTGTTTTGCGCCCTCGTCGTCAAAAGTGTTGGCAAATTTGCCCGCCTCATAAAACGGACGGCGCAAGCAGCGGTCGTGGATGGTCTTGCCATAGAAGGTGACCGGGCGGTTGAGATCATCCAGTTCGGGCAGTCCGCCAAAGATGACGAAATGCGCCAGCGTGCCGGTGAAAACCTCGGGGATGGCCGGGCAGCCAGGAATGTTGACGACCGGCTTGTCGGTAATCAATTCCCATACGCCTTTGGCATCCGTGGGGTTGGGGTTGGCTTTCGGCAGACCGCCAAAGGCCGCACAGTTACCGGTGGAGATGATAGCGGCTGCCCCTGCGGCAGCTTCTTCGAGAATATCAATCGCCGAGCGTCCGCCAATGGTGCAATAGGCGCCGCCCAATGCCATCGGAATGCTGCCTTCAACTACCAGCACATACTGCCCGGCATACTGCTTCATGATCGACTGTTTATTCTCTTCGGTCTGATGGCCCGCTGCTGCGGTGAGCGTTTCGTGATATTCCACCGAAATGGTATTCAACACCAGATCAATCAAGGTGGGGGATTGGCTGCGGGTCAGGGCTTCGCTGCACCCGGCGCAATCCTGAAACTCTAGCCAGATCACGGGGATGCGGGCTTTGGATTCCAGCGCCCGTGCTACTTTGCGGATAGTTTTATCCTCGGCGCGTAGATGACCGGGCAGGCCACTGCCTTCCAGCGGTGGAGCCGCCAGGCCCATCGCGCCGACCAGCGTTCCACAGAGCTTCAAGAAATCTCGCCGAGAGACGCCGTTCTTCTCCAGACGTTGATAGATGGTTTCCTCACTCATAGCATTCTCCTATTTCAACTCGTTATTTACAGGATACGCCGTCGGCGTCAAGTTTTGCCTGATATGCTGCAAGACCATCGGCTCCGGTGGCCAGACTACCCTTTTCGCCATCCCAATCGGCGGGCTGCAATTCTGCGATCCAGCCTTCACCGTAGGGGTCGGATACCGCCAAATTGGGGTCGGATGATAATTTGTCGTTGCCGCGCAACAGAACGCCAGTAACGGGTGCAGGGACGGGGCCGACGAATTTGCTGCTTTCGATGGTGGCCATGCTTTTGCCCTGAGGTATTTCTTTCCCCATTCTCTTGCGCTTGACGGTTACGCCCGCCAGATTGCCGCCTGCCAAATTTCCGGCTACGGCGGTCATACCAACGCGCACAGTGCCATCGTCCATCGGTTTGGCCCAAACGTGTTTTTCGATCAGATAATACAGGTCTTCCGGTAGGTCACATCCATTGAGTATTGCCATAATTTCCTCTGGTAAAAATATGTTCACCACGGAGGCACAGAGAATACGAAGAAAACCAGAAAATGATATACAGTACTTCGTGCTCTTTGTGTCTTTGGGTGAGTTAAAAGGTTAATACTGTTTGGCAGTCTTCGGCTTCTTGCCACATCCAGGCGCCGCCGACCATTTTTACGTCATCGATCAAATCTGTGGCGGGGTCAATATCGTGCAACTCGGTGGATGCGGTACAGGCTACAAATTTCACGCCTGCATCCAGCGCATCTTGAATGAACTCGCTAACGGGTTTGCCACCCTCTTTGGGGTAGACTGTCTCAGCGATGCCCTTCTTGAGCAGCAACGTCCCATCGATAGTAAAAAACATGGTGACATCATATTCCATCGCCGCACCGAGCGTGGCGAAGAAAAATGGCGTTGCGCAGCGTCGGGGCGTATCGGGACCGCTGGTCATAATGAGCATTACTTTTTCATCGTCCATAAAAAGTCTCCTGTTTAAAAAGTCAGTGCAATGGCTTCCTGGCTGGCGAATTCCAAAAAGGTTGCGGCGCCGCCAACTTCAACGCCATCAATCAACTCTTCTTTTTTGACGCCCATCACATCCAGGGTCATCTGGCAGGCAATTAATTTGACGTCAAATTCGATTGCCATTTCAAGCAGTTCGCTCAGTTTGGCAACATTGGCTTTTTTCATCCAGCCGTTCATCATCCCGGTTGCCACAGCGGTCATTCCCGGCAACATGCCAAGAATATTGGGCACAGAAATTCCGGGGACAGGTTGCGGCATAGCGGGATTTGCTATGGGCGAAACCTGGAGTTTGTCGGCATTGCCTTTTTTTATAATTTCCAGGCCATAAAAGGTGAAGAAAATCGCGGCTTCCATATCCATCGCTACGGCAGATGTCGCCAGGATCAGAGGCGGATAAGCGGCATCGAGAGTGCCGTGTCCGGCTATGATCGCTAATCGTTTCGCTCGGTTTTCAGACATAATGATCCTCTTTTAGAAGCTGGTAGCTTGTTTTCTGATTCCTCCCAACCTATTTGGTCTTCTTGATATAAAAGGTGAATGTTCCGCTGGCCTCTTCGTGGCCGAGCAGTTCGTGGCCGGTCTTGGCTGTCCAGGCATTTACATCGGGCAATGAACCGGCATCGGTGGCGATCATTTTTAGCACCTGCCCAATCTCCAGGCTATCAACCGCTTTTTTGGTTTTCAAAATTGGCATAGGGCACGACAAACCGCTACAATCTAACTCTTGGTCAAAATTGAAAGACATACGAACCTCCTTAAAAGGTAGTGAAAATTATTGATACTTCTAGGCCATCAAATCAAACTTACTCATTTCGGCAATTTTCTGTAAACGCCCCATCAATTCGGCGCGCTCGCGCCCAATATCGCCAAAAGTTTGGGCAACGCGTCGCAGCCAGCGTCCTATTTTTTGTTGCAAGCGGGGATCGAGTACCGGGAGCGCAGCGCTGGCTTCAAGCAGCGCATCCGGTGCAATGCCATGCCGGATAGCCAGTTCATGAATACGTTGCGTTTCTTCGTCTGGATTGGGTGCTTGTGTGTAATATTGCCCTGCAACCAAAATTGAAGATATATAGTCGCTAACTCGAATCCCTGCGCGTGAGTACTGTAGCCCGGCATGGCAGGTGAAAAATTCATCCGCATTGATCTCAGGCGTGGCAGCCAATTTTTGCCAGGATGCCTTGCAGGCCAGATTTCCGCTGTGCGTGGCTCGGATAAGCTGGCAGAATGGATTGCAATTGCTGGGTTGAGTGATGGGTTCCCCATTGAGATGCGTAGTGATTGCGCCGACTTCTGCAACTTCGGCGAATACATCCTGGATAACCTGAACACAGTGGGTGGGTAGAATTTCGGGCGTGACACCGGGTTGGCTCTCTTTTTCCGGTGGCAGCCCACCCTCCAGGATCGCTTGAATTTCCGAGCGAGCGAAACGCCATTGTTGTCCCACTTTGACGCCGATCAGCCGTCCATCATTAATCATGCGATAAATGGTGGTTCGGTCAACCTGGAGAAGTTCTTGAACTTGTTTTGTGGTCAGAAATTCGCTCATGATGCCTTTGTTTGCAATATATTGCTATACGTTGCTATATAAATATCACATATAAATAGCACTGTCAAGTTAATGGTATGGTGACAAAGATCATTTGACATCTATTAGTGAGTTGTTTACAATTGCCTAAAGTTTGATACAAGGAGATAACCGTATGCGAATTGCGATAACCTCAGAAGAGAATAATGGCTTGGAGAGTATGGTCTGCCAGCATTTTGGCCGCAGCCCTTATTTTGTTTTGGTCGATATTGAGGAAAATAAAATTGCGCGCGTTGAGACCGTTGAAAACCCCTTTGCTCAAAAACACAATCCGGGCGATGTACCGGCTTTTGTCGCGGAACTTGGTGTTAATTCACTGGTGAGCGGGGGAATGGGAAAGCGAGCAATCAGTTTTTTTGAGCAATATGGAATAACTGTAGCCACCGGTGCACTGGGCACTGTAGCCCAAAGCCTGGAAAAATATCTACAAGGAAATTTCCCCACTGCCGAGCCCTGTAGCGACAGTGTTGAGCATGGCGCGAACGGCCATCATCATTAGTAGTATTCTCTTCTCCTTTGCGCGCAAACGGCCCAGCAGGAGTATTCTGGGCCGTTTGCAATTAAACGCCGGGGCTTTTGTAAGCCCTTATGCTGGTTTGAAAAATTATTATTCGATAATTGGGTCCTGAACTTCGGCGGCATCTTCTTCAAAATCGTCCAAATCGATTTCGTTATCCATCAGGAGTCGCAACGGTTCGCCAGAAGCCCACAGCATCAGCATCATAATGATGGCGGAGGATAGACACCATATGCAAGTTGCGCCGATGACAAAGGGTTCTAAAAACGTCAGGTAAATGGAGAAGACCGTGCCAAAGAGCGCGAAACCCCAGACTGCATAGCTGGCAACAGTACGCCAGGCTTGGGGGCCATAATACTGCAATGCCCAGGCGCTGAGGATAGCGGCATAGCCGATCAGACCGAGGACGCCAACCGGAAGTACGCCGTATAACATGGCATAAGGGCTTTGTTGCACGGTATTGCAATCGCCTACGGGACCGCAGACCACCTCGGCGTGGGAAACCTCCGCGTAGGTCATATATCCCGCCACCAACAGACCCACCACCGAGAGCGCAGGAACTGCCCACTGTATCCAGGCCGGAATCGCCTCGAGCGGGCGGCTGATGCGGATCCAAACCAAGATAACACTGACGATCATCGCCAGAAGAACCAGCACCGCGGCGGAATTGCCTACCACGTCACGCTGGAACTTCTCTACCCAGCCTGAGGTCTGATTCTGTTCAGGAGCGCTGCTGCTAGTTGCCGCAGATGTGTTGCCTGCCTGTGATGTCTGTGCCGTGGCCTGTGCTGCGCCGCGGGCGATGCTGTCTTCCAGGCCGGGGATTGCAGGCCAGGCGATGCCGCCTTCAGCTAATCCCTGCTCGATGATACCGGGAAACTGTTCGGGGATTTCGCCTGAACCGACCAATATGGTTTCGCCGACTATCAGCGTCGGGACGCCCTGACGTTCTTCGCTGATCTGGAAGTTGTCAATAGCCGCCTGATAAAGCTCTTGTCCTTCAATCGTTGTCGTATTGATTCCGATGATCTGAAGAGCGTCGCCATACTCCTGCAAAAGCGGGGGCAGCACGTTATTAATAACTTCGTGGCAGTGTGGGCAGGTGGGAGAATAGAATAAAACCGCGTGGACAACCCCATCTTCCTGTGCCGCGGCTGGTTGGGTTGCCAAAAATCCGACGCTGAAAAGCGCCAGTATAATCAATAATCCTTGAAGTATTCGTCGCATGATTGACTCCTGAATATTCGCGTTAGCCTGCGTTGAAATTCTTTGCTGGGTTTTCGTTATTTTCGAACGATGTGCTAAAAAACCTTAATTTTAAAATTCGCAGCGATTCTATCATGTTTATGCCTATGCTGCAGATTAGCTGGAAATGAGACACTTGCCCAAAATGGGTTAAAATTATAACAATGTCAATCCATCATCGGTTAGGAGATTCATGCTCTTTACACCTGCTACCATCGGTAAACTGGAATTAAAAAATCGCCTGGTGCGTTCAGCGACCGCTGAACGCATGGCTGATGCGCAGGGGAAACCTTTGCCTCAGCTTGTCGGATTACTGGAACGCCTTGCGCGCGGCGGGGTGGGCCTGATCATCTCGGGGCATT from Chloroflexota bacterium includes these protein-coding regions:
- a CDS encoding hydrogenase small subunit, whose amino-acid sequence is MSEETIYQRLEKNGVSRRDFLKLCGTLVGAMGLAAPPLEGSGLPGHLRAEDKTIRKVARALESKARIPVIWLEFQDCAGCSEALTRSQSPTLIDLVLNTISVEYHETLTAAAGHQTEENKQSIMKQYAGQYVLVVEGSIPMALGGAYCTIGGRSAIDILEEAAAGAAAIISTGNCAAFGGLPKANPNPTDAKGVWELITDKPVVNIPGCPAIPEVFTGTLAHFVIFGGLPELDDLNRPVTFYGKTIHDRCLRRPFYEAGKFANTFDDEGAKQGWCLYKLGCKGPTTHNACATIKWDAGLSFPVQSGHPCLGCSEPDFWDGGGFYQGQSAPLNRPAATAVGAAIGAGAVVGAAMAANNSAQKKRAAQASEE
- a CDS encoding glycine cleavage system protein H; its protein translation is MAILNGCDLPEDLYYLIEKHVWAKPMDDGTVRVGMTAVAGNLAGGNLAGVTVKRKRMGKEIPQGKSMATIESSKFVGPVPAPVTGVLLRGNDKLSSDPNLAVSDPYGEGWIAELQPADWDGEKGSLATGADGLAAYQAKLDADGVSCK
- a CDS encoding sulfur reduction protein DsrE encodes the protein MDDEKVMLIMTSGPDTPRRCATPFFFATLGAAMEYDVTMFFTIDGTLLLKKGIAETVYPKEGGKPVSEFIQDALDAGVKFVACTASTELHDIDPATDLIDDVKMVGGAWMWQEAEDCQTVLTF
- a CDS encoding peroxiredoxin family protein, giving the protein MSENRAKRLAIIAGHGTLDAAYPPLILATSAVAMDMEAAIFFTFYGLEIIKKGNADKLQVSPIANPAMPQPVPGISVPNILGMLPGMTAVATGMMNGWMKKANVAKLSELLEMAIEFDVKLIACQMTLDVMGVKKEELIDGVEVGGAATFLEFASQEAIALTF
- a CDS encoding sulfurtransferase TusA family protein — encoded protein: MSFNFDQELDCSGLSCPMPILKTKKAVDSLEIGQVLKMIATDAGSLPDVNAWTAKTGHELLGHEEASGTFTFYIKKTK
- a CDS encoding helix-turn-helix domain-containing protein; the protein is MSEFLTTKQVQELLQVDRTTIYRMINDGRLIGVKVGQQWRFARSEIQAILEGGLPPEKESQPGVTPEILPTHCVQVIQDVFAEVAEVGAITTHLNGEPITQPSNCNPFCQLIRATHSGNLACKASWQKLAATPEINADEFFTCHAGLQYSRAGIRVSDYISSILVAGQYYTQAPNPDEETQRIHELAIRHGIAPDALLEASAALPVLDPRLQQKIGRWLRRVAQTFGDIGRERAELMGRLQKIAEMSKFDLMA
- a CDS encoding dinitrogenase iron-molybdenum cofactor biosynthesis protein codes for the protein MRIAITSEENNGLESMVCQHFGRSPYFVLVDIEENKIARVETVENPFAQKHNPGDVPAFVAELGVNSLVSGGMGKRAISFFEQYGITVATGALGTVAQSLEKYLQGNFPTAEPCSDSVEHGANGHHH
- a CDS encoding vitamin K epoxide reductase, with translation MRRILQGLLIILALFSVGFLATQPAAAQEDGVVHAVLFYSPTCPHCHEVINNVLPPLLQEYGDALQIIGINTTTIEGQELYQAAIDNFQISEERQGVPTLIVGETILVGSGEIPEQFPGIIEQGLAEGGIAWPAIPGLEDSIARGAAQATAQTSQAGNTSAATSSSAPEQNQTSGWVEKFQRDVVGNSAAVLVLLAMIVSVILVWIRISRPLEAIPAWIQWAVPALSVVGLLVAGYMTYAEVSHAEVVCGPVGDCNTVQQSPYAMLYGVLPVGVLGLIGYAAILSAWALQYYGPQAWRTVASYAVWGFALFGTVFSIYLTFLEPFVIGATCIWCLSSAIIMMLMLWASGEPLRLLMDNEIDLDDFEEDAAEVQDPIIE